In the genome of Crassostrea angulata isolate pt1a10 chromosome 6, ASM2561291v2, whole genome shotgun sequence, the window GAGTTCAAAAGTATCTGTGGTCTCTTGACagtcatcttcccaagtcaagggtttctgatccgcactcTCCTCACAAACAGTGGGGTacagagtggaccgaaaacgcttggctagcgaagatggttgACAGTGCGAAGCTTTGAGTTTAGATGATAATCTACCATTTTCCTATTTATATGATTTCATTTGTACTCTTAACAGATAATTAAAATTAGGGAAGTACTAGCGTTCTTTATCCACGGTCTCAAAGGTGTCGCATGCAGCGAATATCACGCAGGTTTGCGACCGAGGACATTCAAACAATTCTATTCCTGGATAGGTTTGACCGAATTGACGTCATATATAATAAAGTCTTCATTTGTGTCTTCACAATAAGAGTTTTCAATGTACCTGTATAGAACTAAAGACGCATCACTTAAAATTGACGAGACGTAATACAGTAAATAGGGAGACGAGTCAGACGACATTTGTTGGAACAAATCCTCCAGCCCTATTAACATTTGGAATACAATACTTTCTGTTGTGTAGTCCACACTGCACTGTTTGGGAGTCGTGACAACCAATGCTGCACCTGTGCACCACTCATATTAATATCAGAGTAACTCCAGACCGTTTCCTGGTGTTATCTGTGCAATAAacaatatcctgaaattttgtcattaaatattaaaaatagtgtaaattgttaaagcaatatgagctgtattttttataattcttttttctgCTGAATCCTGCTTGTATGATAAGTCTCTaagtaacttaaacttttatggtaaattaagtttgaaaaattcattaatttttttaaaattctcttcTAAGGagtatatagcaaatcaatttttgtacaggacgacaataattcaattttgctccaataaCGGCTTATTAACGGCTTTTTCCACAAAAATGcagctaacagaaatttaaaaaccatgattttttttttggtcatcttaaaagaaaaacacattttcgtaaaaaaaaaatttcaacatgaaaattgcagctcaatGCTTTAAAGAATTGCTCTCACAAATAGAAATTGAGCAAGGTACGTTGTCATTACACCCACCTGACTCGTAACTAATGCATTTGGTATAAAGTGGTCTGCGTCGGAACAAGGAAATGCAACATTACTAACATGTTTAGAGCATTCATTTTTTATGCATTCTATTTTGGTGCGAGTTTTGAATCCCACTCTTGTCGTGTGGTTCAGATCCTATGCTGATATCTGCTGAATGCGTCTCAACATCAAACAAGATGTACCTGTATTGTTGTAGTTTACTGGAAGACTTTGTAAGTTGAATAGAGtgcaaaaaaccaacaacataaAACGCCGCATATAGTGTTGGAGTAAAGACATGCACATTTGGTGCAAACCTTTATTGCATAGCGGGAAGAGTACGTCTTTGGATCTTTGTGTCCTTTATATTCAAgttcgtaaaaatgtacaagtaactggattgttttttttttatggctTCGCGCTAGTGTttttcatgagagagagagagagagagagagagagagagagagagagagagagagtaaacaAGTTTAACGTTTGTCTttcgatttttttaatcatattttataaGTGTCAAATCGTGATGGCGTACTAGTATTTCATTTTACACCAGTTTAATATTCAATGATTTGCTGGTTCATTATTGATTATATCTAGTAatttgcaatgatcgctaccttgaTCGCATTATGCTGTGTAGATTTACAATCATACTATCCTTTcatcatatttatataaaatgaaaaaaaagaagacttttaattactttgtttaagattaaataatacatttaccaataagataaaaaaatgtcGTCGGTGCGTGTGCATCAAAGCAAACTGATATCAAAATGAATGATCCGATCCGAGGCTTGGTCAGCAAAGCGGGTGCTCACGAGCGCTCGCCAAAACCGTCACAGACATACGGGGATTTTGGCTAGCAGCATCCCTGCTAAACATGCCTCGGATTGCATGAGATGAGAACAAATGTTGACCTTGCGAGTAAAGCAAAATAACCTATTAACCTTTGTTGTGACCGTTAATTGCAGTTTACAAAAAACACGTACGTTACAGTTTCGGTGAGTAGAATACTTGACGTCTTATTACGCGAGACGACACCTTAAGTGTTCCAGCAGACATCGTACGATGAGAGAACGAGGACTCCGAACAGAGGTCACTAGAGACGATATAGTCAGTGTATCCGTCGTTTGCAATGTTTCAAGAGTATatcgataattttgaaataccCGGTAGTCCATGAAAAAAAAGGTTAAGAAAATACGAATGAGACATTATTTAACGATATTGTAAAAACCAAATAGATTTTCCCAGATTTCATTCAAATCATGTAATGGCAGAATATTCGTGGCAATACTTTGCAATATCTTATTGTCTTTTATCTTGATCCCGATTATCTTTTAAGAAAGGATAAGCTAAGCTCCTCTCAGAAACTACTTGGCCAATATAGATTTGAGTAAATTTGGTGCTTATCATCCAAAGAGTAATAGGCTAAAGACTGCAACATTTATGACCCCTTTCCTTCGAAtcttgcaaatacatgtattagaacgAAAACTCAAAAAATGGCCATTACTAAAATTGTGTGTTATACGGAACACCTCTGTGTTTTGCGTTGctgggctgcattttacaaaagaaattacgacaaagtcgtaaatatttacagtCTTTTGAAATGGTTTAAGagaacaaaattgacataaaaccatttgttaacaaatatttcaattcccataattatattttccagccatcagaataaatcattgattattTGGTGATTAATTAGCATTGATTAATTTTGTCGTAAGtccttttgtaaaacgcagccctgcTCTTTATGTTTTTCACTGCGCCTGTTGCGACACTCTGGTCGTATACACATTCCAACTAGAAGCATGTTAATTACATTGTCGTGTAACTCGAAATGTCCGTGTTAATCGCTGCTGGaaatagaaattataaaatgCATCCTAATTAATCCAATCATAATTCTTTTTCCCCAATCTACTTCAGTTTCAATTTTTcctttgtgttttttttcaaagaccTGCCGATTTCATTTTAACTATTCCAATTAGTTCTAAACAACATCTACAAATTAATTGATCAGCCTTACTCAATGGGCGTTTGTGcgtttatgaaattaaaaaaaatcgatcTTTGAAGTGTCTTCTCTCAGCATTGAGCTTTTCTATTCACCGTATCTACCCATGAGGTATTATTTCTCTGTGTAGAGTGAAATTCAATTAGTTATATAAACCGATTTcagattcaattttttatatcaaatgaagCGGAATGATTATGGTCAATTTTGATATCAATACGACAAAAATCAAATAGGAAACAAAATTGGCACTTCCTAATTAAGGACTTCAATTATAAGACGAAAGTTTtgtctttatttatttgagCCGTGTAgataatcatttaattaatttacttttgtagcttaaatttctttttttgtccGCGAGGGAAGGAATATTTTTGttcttcagtttaaataaaagGGGTAATAAAGTTGTATATTGGAACAGGTGATCTGTTTCCCATTAGTGTAAACGACTAGACCAATGGCATTACCTTGATTGTAAATCGATTAATGCTTCTTGTTTCCTTGGTCCGCCTGGTTTAATTGGGTTGTTATAGCATGCCTCCATTATCTATACCGATATACATGCACGTTGACGGAGCGAAAATTAGTGGACTGTATGAAGTTGCTCGGACATAAATCTTGTTAAATGACTGACTTggagaaaaaaagttaaaaggtctttctttttttaaatatatcaagaGAAAAAAATGCCACCAAGATTGCGATTGGGCTTAAAAATTGGCATATTACACGTGCAAGTACAGCATGTACCTTTGCTTTTCTTATTAATATGTCCAAACCTGTTCCGttgtcaaatatatataatttatactcGAACTCGTTTATGTAATAATTTGTATAagccaaatattatttttgactATGATTACCAGTTTGTTTGCAAATGTGATGCACAATACTTACACTGTTGtgtcttttttatgttttatagaATTAGGAGAGGAGATTCAAAATGGATGAAAAACAACAGAAAATCACTGTGTATGTCATGCAGAGCATCTTCAGCGTGATCGGAACCATCGGAAATTCCTTGGTGTTGTACATTTATCTCAGAAAAAAGGACAAGTCAACATCGAGTATATTCATCTTAGCCCTGGCGGGGGCAGACTTTTTCACGTGCCTTGTGATAGTTCCCTTCAATATAATCACTTTATATCTGGACTACAAACACGGCTACGACTTGATGTGTCGGCTGTATATGTTCTTGATAACAGGTGGTGTGCCATTTGCCACCCTCATCATGGTGGCGATTGCCTTTGATAGATACTTCTGTATATGTCATCCTTTCCTTCATGTGATTACAATATTTCGAGCGAAACTGATCATTCTTATTTTGCTCAGCTTTGCTGGAATCCTTGGAATCATGGTAGCACTAATGTACGGAATTAATGACATTATATCGGATCCCAGTTCCCAATCAAATAACTCCTGCTACTCCAACACATCCTCTTCATACCAACAAGTGACATGTAATTCAACAATTTATAACGCCAACATGTCCTCCAATTTATCAGACGATTTAATCAATCATAGCTATGGGATGTGTTCGCCAAATTATGATATATTCAATgaagattttgttttacttttctcCAAAATCCATGCTGTGCTATACCTTCTCATGTTCATATTCGTCGTTGTGTTGTATTCTTTGATCTATCGGGAAATACACGTAAGACGGGCAAGAAAAGCCAAAAGGAAGCGGTCTAGTCTATATCCAAGTCAGAGCTGTGCCCCCGAGGCTTCGCTGGGCGACACCCATATGACACTAATGCCCGGGCCCATGTCGGACGGAAACGCAGACGAACCAACTAAGAACGGTCACTCCTCAAAACGACGAAAAATAGGCGCAACTCTAAAAGAAAAGCAATTTTATGCCAACATTCGAACTGCTGCCATGTTGTTCATTGTCACTATTGTTTTCTTGGTCGCTTTTTTACCAGCCCTGCTAATGACCCAAGAACTCATACCGTACAATATTGTGATTTTCTACACTTATTTTGTATACCACACGGCAAATCCAGttatatattcttttatgaaTCAATCGTTTCGGatagaattgaaaaatatgtaCAGTAAGATGTGCAACGGAAGTCGTAAACATTAATGTATGActgatttattcatttatttaattaattatttctatTATCAAAACGAGTCCTTGTTTTAGAGTTCATAATTACAAAGTTTTAAGATTTTATGTAGTATTAGaattgctgggttttttttcgccAATTGCCATAACACTGTCTGCAGTGCCTTAAGTTAAAGGTGAAATGGAGATATGTTTGTCAAGTAGTATTAAATGTCCGTGCATTGTTTCTTATTGAttataacgaattttttttttagggaaatgtaaacatttttccttagaaaataaaaatgtgcggGGTACAATGTATTTACGTTTTGAAATATGAGTTTGAgaatgtattatttttgtttgatgtCCTTTATTCAAGTACCGAGTTAAAACAAGAATTCACGCATGTCAACAACTTTTGAATGGGCTTCTTTGGCAAATACTGAAATCAAATATTAGTTTACAAACTTTTAAGTATGCCGGTTAGCTTCTGGggatgattttatattgatttattgaaCGTTAATATGTCTGAAcattcatatcaaaataattttcctaCACAATTCTTTCGTAAAGAAAGTAACCCCAACGAAATACTGTGTTGATTTTAAATAGCCTAGACATGTCGATAACCTCAATGACCGCAACTTTAATAGagatttgatatacatgtacaatacatgtCATTTGTATTCACTTACGAAAGTGTGTATAACGGGAGGTAACCTCGGTTACAAGACATGTGAGTGTAGAAACTTCCACGTACTTTATCAAGAAACccaattataaatgtttttttagcTTATAATAAAATTGTGGACAACTCCATCTGaagttgtaatttttttgtgGGTGTGTAATCATAAAAGACATGTATTTCCACGTCATTCGATGTACATTTCAACGAATGATAAACCGGACCTAAAATAAAAGGTAAGCAAACAAAGAATTACACCCTgtagataaacatgtatttgaataaacGATGAACAACAAGAAAAATCGCTTTgcattcatttttataattaaaaaaatattgttcagagATGTAGGTATAACGAAAGACATTTCCCTTTGCATGGTACTATAGTAAATCTGGGATCAATCGGTTAAAAATGCCACTATTAAGGGGCAAATGAGATCTTGATATTTACTTCCATTTGGTTTCCCCTGTTTGCCCATGCAATGgcacaaaactgtcaaaaaaCGTCAGAggctttgaatattttgaagcAAATACGGCAAAGGATAGATACTGAGTACAATGGGAGAATGATTGTTACGTCAAAAATGGGAGATAACTTTCAACAATGTGAAACTCGTCGATTTCTTATGAAAACCGATTGTAATTCAATTCGACAGTCGCGAAAAGCAATTCAAAAAAATGGACAGTTTATTCAGGAACCACCCACCAGAATAGACAAAATCgtcttttaaaaatagaataagaCGAATTTAGTTTTCTGTTTCAATTCTCATTTAAATCGATCACACTAAAAGATAAGgcattgttttttcttcttcttttttgcaTGGCATACTTTATCTTTTGTTTAGAGGGATTCTTTATTCGAGAGATTATAAACTAGCAGCAGTTCATCTTACTTGCACATTCCACGCGGCCAAATGGATGAAACGTTTAGTTAGGAAAATGTCAACTGGAGAGGTTTTTAGTTAttcttgtttaaaataacttttaatttcACGTGGATTAAgcgaaaagaaatttttcgTTCATTACCAAACATCAGACAGTTCAAACCTCatacattttcaaaacattgcGGGAATCTTTGtttaaataccggtatatcgTTTCAAAAATGTGGTAGTCCTCAGAAATAAAcgcatgttttttgtttttgatcatgaattttatttatttatgcattGTTCTTTTTGGGAAGAAATCCATTAAAATTTTTCTTGTCGGGCACTGAATTTAGGAAACTGCATTATTGAAATGCCTCTTACTATTCTTTTCGCTTTATTTCCCTAAGACGTTTCAATCGATTTTTACCAAGGTTGGTTCAAATGGCTTCCTTTGCCAAATTGGTGCTGGATATACGAC includes:
- the LOC128190705 gene encoding olfactory receptor 5D14-like; protein product: MDEKQQKITVYVMQSIFSVIGTIGNSLVLYIYLRKKDKSTSSIFILALAGADFFTCLVIVPFNIITLYLDYKHGYDLMCRLYMFLITGGVPFATLIMVAIAFDRYFCICHPFLHVITIFRAKLIILILLSFAGILGIMVALMYGINDIISDPSSQSNNSCYSNTSSSYQQVTCNSTIYNANMSSNLSDDLINHSYGMCSPNYDIFNEDFVLLFSKIHAVLYLLMFIFVVVLYSLIYREIHVRRARKAKRKRSSLYPSQSCAPEASLGDTHMTLMPGPMSDGNADEPTKNGHSSKRRKIGATLKEKQFYANIRTAAMLFIVTIVFLVAFLPALLMTQELIPYNIVIFYTYFVYHTANPVIYSFMNQSFRIELKNMYSKMCNGSRKH